Proteins from one Bactrocera neohumeralis isolate Rockhampton chromosome 3, APGP_CSIRO_Bneo_wtdbg2-racon-allhic-juicebox.fasta_v2, whole genome shotgun sequence genomic window:
- the LOC126753422 gene encoding uncharacterized protein LOC126753422 isoform X4 has protein sequence MNKSFENLLQSGGGDMSSERQSSEDVHESTAEDAGLDAGDDFTDDTNFESNLRRRKGKIISCAKETIENASRQLRRKVPYAGHLMTPRRLWLNKIPTQCDVVIEFPEDAPDEALRWLLSRLRSQPPSGLGLVVQVKAHESTRRNAFYISAPTNVLFKAAEEARLPKRLRPDLGGALREFTTRESHCFQQLRTEDGSSALFTSQERQWLVLQVLQGLRASQADIEALQGRAAVAEGQSIVAAWQETGLIVQVFPLHETRSLALLQNSWVKQIFAPQPLDDIAEYFGVKVALYFAWLGHYTCALGVPAVFGMILYAALWGKGQTAQDMGHVLFSLFNVAWASLYLEAWKRYSVELAFRWGTLSTPPELLEPPRPLYKGILVENNVTGRLEPREAPAWKRRVFRYLVSFPVIGMCLALVFVVMFLMLRFQDWLDHNNIPDSGIAQCMYNLHKDWWDSKLPEESILCCFSVIPKVLLAGAITLMDEAYYKLAVWLNDHENYRLQSKYENHLIAKVALFQFVNSFLSLFYIAFYLRDEDKLKEQLAGLLISRQIIGNLRESAIPYFIEQWKLAKLSFNMWGALSPTQDINRTIMDSGVSTTTSTASTTTGKMKVETPQQTPTKHDSNNPLVRTTASACKRNIGQAEIESTLYKYDGTFSDHLEMLVQMGYVVLFSAAFPLAGICALVNNLMEIRSDAFKLAHVHQRPFGQRVANIGTWQNAFSILSLAAVIVNCALIGLSGQVSRLWPGLTTAQTIILIVTLEHIMLGLRSALTWLLPELPSWLAAEIARAEHCRREMQCKGTSPRPTPPTPPSTTSTQPDQDALILEGTTTNDQSMESQVAEDILYQEQLRQSSNYPQMDEIVNFGLQRNIEADVNIFENRDSSPDSPPSQTSTILIRPLHESTPPNSGSSVTSLIQETGHGHGSACKSCKLKMKKTEIPPFHGYSIRNLSSIQANQRLHAFSGVSLSSASTLALNTIRQPIHIPEIPPFRKKSSDSADQTGSSASSSPQRSRHPLISTPPPMLQHQPTKIPEIPPYKQRKISAESATHINMSELQSNTDTTDILKPAPSWSNVAIKSPTQQQVAASSSSSSAGGGSSGSAGGIGTAVNIFGRTVDGGRPSVGGISTTSTSSMQLKKLTDNVKNPTTAEIVAGKGSTGSTTQSGSTDEEAKAAEIAAKKSRLKQKLVKSARSVGIFSLKLKERRQREAEKAATIAIEHAKALAKLPPIPQPGGELSLIPIEQLIQIEDIKPTPKAQPTTTTVTAATSLSTAVTSPQVMTPSSSALAAAMQQFQSSGNY, from the exons CGTCCCGTCAATTACGTCGAAAAGTTCCATATGCTGGGCATTTAATGACGCCGCGTCGCCTTTGGTTGAATAAAATACCGACACAATGTGATGTTGTCATCGAGTTTCCAGAAGATGCGCCTGACGAGGCTCTTCGTTGGCTTCTCTCACGATTGCGTTCTCAACCACCATCGGGGCTTGGATTGGTTGTACAAGTGAAGGCTCACGAGAGTACACGTCGGAATGCTTTCTACATTAGTGCACCAACGAATGT acTATTTAAAGCCGCCGAAGAAGCACGATTACCGAAACGCTTACGTCCAGACCTAGGTGGTGCCTTACGTGAATTCACAACACGTGAAAGTCATTGTTTTCAGCAACTGCGGACCGAAGATGGAAGCAGTGCACTTTTCACCTCACAAGAACGGCAATGGCTGGTGCTGCAGGTACTGCAAGGCCTCCGTGCCAGCCAGGCGGATATCGAAGCCCTACAGGGCCGCGCAGCCGTAGCCGAAGGGCAAAGCATTGTTGCAGCCTGGCAAGAAACTGGTCTAATTGTGCAGGTTTTTCCGTTACATGAAACCCGCTCTCTGGCGCTGCTACAAAACAGTTGGGTAAAACAGATTTTCGCCCCTCAACCACttg atGATATAGCTGAATATTTTGGTGTGAAAGTAGCACTTTACTTTGCGTGGCTGGGCCATTACACCTGCGCTTTAGGCGTGCCAGCTGTCTTTGGCATGATATTGTATGCAGCTCTCTGGGGAAAAGGACAAACAGCGCAAGATATGGGACACGTTCTATTTTCACTCTTTAACGTAGCGTGGGCTTCATTATATTTAGAGGCGTGGAAGCGGTATTCTGTTGAACTCGCCTTTCGTTGGGGGACCTTATCGACACCCCCTGAACTACTTGAACCGCCTAGACCACTCTATAAG gGTATTTTAGTAGAAAATAATGTAACTGGTCGACTTGAACCAAGAGAAGCACCAGCGTGGAAGCGTCGCGTTTTTCGATATCTAGTCAGTTTTCCAGTGATCGGAATGTGCCTcgcgcttgtttttgttgtaatgtttCTGATGCTACGATTCCAG gATTGGCTGGATCATAATAACATACCTGATAGTGGAATTGCTCAATGCATGTATAATTTGCACAAG gatTGGTGGGACTCTAAATTGCCGGAAGAAAGCATTCTATGCTGTTTCAGTGTAATACCAAAGGTCTTATTAGCTGGGGCAATAACATTAATGGATGAGGCTTATTATAAATTGGCTGTCTGGCTTAATGATCACG aaaACTATCGTCTTCAATCGAAATACGAAAACCATCTTATTGCAAAAGTGGCTCTTTTTCAGTTCGTCAACTCATTTTTGTCCTTATTCTATATTGCTTTCTATCTTCGAGATGAGGATAAGCTGAAGGAG CAATTGGCCGGATTGTTAATTTCACGACAAATAATTGGCAACCTTCGAGAGTCAGCAATACCTTACTTCATTGAACAATGGAAACTAGCTAAATTAAGCTTTAATATGTGGGGTGCGCTTAGCCCAACACAGGATATCAACCGAACCATAATGGATTCAGGTGTTTCAACGACCACATCGACAGCATCCACTACCACTGGAAAAATGAAAGTGGAAACACCACAACAAACACCTACGAAACATGACTCCAATAACCCATTGGTAAGGACTACAGCTTCAGCATGTAAACGGAATATCGGACAAGCAGAGATCGAAAGTACCCTTTACAAG TACGATGGGACATTTTCCGATCATTTAGAGATGCTGGTGCAGATGGGTTATGTAGTACTTTTCTCTGCTGCTTTTCCATTGGCCGGTATATGTGCGCTCGTCAATAACTTGATGGAGATACGTTCGGATGCCTTCAAATTGGCCCACGTTCACCAAAGGCCATTCGGTCAGCGTGTGGCTAATATTGGTACCTGGCAAAATGCGTTTAGTATTTTGTCGTTGGCTGCAGTCATTGTCAACTGTGCGTTGATTGGCTTATCCGGACAAGTTTCACGTTTATGGCCTGGACTAACAACTgctcaaacaataattttgattGTTACCTTAGAG CACATTATGTTAGGATTGCGTTCTGCGCTCACATGGTTGCTACCTGAATTGCCGTCGTGGTTGGCAGCGGAAATCGCACGTGCCGAACATTGTCGCAGAGAGATGCAATGTAAGGGAACTTCACCACGACCCACACCACCGACACCTCCATCGACTACTTCCACACAGCCAGACCAGGATGCCTTAATTTTAGAAGGCACAACCACTAATGATCAATCAATGGAGAGTCAAGTCGCTGAGGATATTTTATACCAAGAGCAATTGCGGCAAAGCTCAAACTATCCGCAAATGGATGAAATAGTCAATTTCGGCCTACAACGCAATATTGAAGCAGATGTGAATATATTTGAGAATCGTGATTCTTCGCCAGACTCACCCCCTTCACAA ACTAGTACTATATTGATAAGACCTTTACATGAATCAACACCACCAAACAGTGGTTCATCTGTGACGAGCTTAATTCAGGAGACTGGGCACGGACACGGCAG CGCATGTAAAAGTTGTAagctgaaaatgaaaaaaacggAAATACCCCCATTTCATGGATATTCAATTCGTAATTTAAGCTCAATTCAAGCTAATCAAAGATTGCACGCTTTTTCAgg AGTTTCTTTAAGCAGTGCAAGCACTCTGGCATTAAATACTATCCGTCAGCCTATACATATACCAGAAATACCGCCTTTCCGGAAAAAATCAAGTGACTCAGCTGATCAAACTGGTAGCAGTGCGAGCAGTAGTCCGCAGCGCTCCAGACATCCGCTTATTTCGACACCTCCACCCATGTTACAGCATCAACCCACAAAAATACCGGAGATACCACCTTATAAACAGCGCAAAATCTCGGCAGAAAGTgccacacatataaatatgagT GAGTTACAAAGTAATACAGACACAACGGATATCTTAAAGCCAGCACCATCCTGGAGTAATGTAGCCATAAAATCGCCAACCCAACAGCAAGTAGCTGCCTCCTCATCATCTTCATCGGCTGGTGGTGGCAGTTCTGGCAGTGCTGGCGGCATCGGGACAGCCGTTAACATTTTTGGGCGAACAGTAGACGGTGGCCGGCCTAGTGTTGGTGGCatctcaactacgtcgacgtcATCGATGCAACTTAAAAAACTTACTGACAATGTCAAAAATCCAACAACAGCAGAAATAGTCGCAGGGAAAGGGAGCACAGGCAGCACAACACAAAGCGGCAGCACAGACGAGGAAGCTAAAG CAGCGGAGATTGCAGCAAAAAAATCACGCTTAAAGCAAAAGCTTGTAAAAAGCGCACGATCTGTTGGTATATTTTCGCTGAAATTGAAAGAGCGGCGACAACGTGAAGCCGAGAAGGCGGCAACTATAGCCATTGAACATGCTAAG GCGCTGGCTAAATTGCCTCCCATACCGCAACCAGGCGGCGAACTATCTCTCATACCTATTGAACAGCTAATACAAATCGAAGATATAAAACCAACACCAAAAGCACAACCCAccacaacaacagtaacagcaGCGACAAGTTTGTCCACTGCTGTGACTTCACCACAAGTAATGACACCCTCATCGAGCGCACTGGCGGCGGCGATGCAGCAATTTCAAAGTTCGGGAAACTACTGA
- the LOC126753422 gene encoding uncharacterized protein LOC126753422 isoform X5 — protein MNKSFENLLQSGGGDMSSERQSSEDVHESTAEDAGLDAGDDFTDDTNFESNLRRRKGKIISCAKETIENASRQLRRKVPYAGHLMTPRRLWLNKIPTQCDVVIEFPEDAPDEALRWLLSRLRSQPPSGLGLVVQVKAHESTRRNAFYISAPTNVLFKAAEEARLPKRLRPDLGGALREFTTRESHCFQQLRTEDGSSALFTSQERQWLVLQVLQGLRASQADIEALQGRAAVAEGQSIVAAWQETGLIVQVFPLHETRSLALLQNSWVKQIFAPQPLDDIAEYFGVKVALYFAWLGHYTCALGVPAVFGMILYAALWGKGQTAQDMGHVLFSLFNVAWASLYLEAWKRYSVELAFRWGTLSTPPELLEPPRPLYKGILVENNVTGRLEPREAPAWKRRVFRYLVSFPVIGMCLALVFVVMFLMLRFQDWLDHNNIPDSGIAQCMYNLHKDWWDSKLPEESILCCFSVIPKVLLAGAITLMDEAYYKLAVWLNDHENYRLQSKYENHLIAKVALFQFVNSFLSLFYIAFYLRDEDKLKEQLAGLLISRQIIGNLRESAIPYFIEQWKLAKLSFNMWGALSPTQDINRTIMDSGVSTTTSTASTTTGKMKVETPQQTPTKHDSNNPLVRTTASACKRNIGQAEIESTLYKYDGTFSDHLEMLVQMGYVVLFSAAFPLAGICALVNNLMEIRSDAFKLAHVHQRPFGQRVANIGTWQNAFSILSLAAVIVNCALIGLSGQVSRLWPGLTTAQTIILIVTLEHIMLGLRSALTWLLPELPSWLAAEIARAEHCRREMQCKGTSPRPTPPTPPSTTSTQPDQDALILEGTTTNDQSMESQVAEDILYQEQLRQSSNYPQMDEIVNFGLQRNIEADVNIFENRDSSPDSPPSQTSTILIRPLHESTPPNSGSSVTSLIQETGHGHGRVSLSSASTLALNTIRQPIHIPEIPPFRKKSSDSADQTGSSASSSPQRSRHPLISTPPPMLQHQPTKIPEIPPYKQRKISAESATHINMSDKLMLKAHAPEWMSRLKVSDNINLHRSIDCIAKELQSNTDTTDILKPAPSWSNVAIKSPTQQQVAASSSSSSAGGGSSGSAGGIGTAVNIFGRTVDGGRPSVGGISTTSTSSMQLKKLTDNVKNPTTAEIVAGKGSTGSTTQSGSTDEEAKAAEIAAKKSRLKQKLVKSARSVGIFSLKLKERRQREAEKAATIAIEHAKALAKLPPIPQPGGELSLIPIEQLIQIEDIKPTPKAQPTTTTVTAATSLSTAVTSPQVMTPSSSALAAAMQQFQSSGNY, from the exons CGTCCCGTCAATTACGTCGAAAAGTTCCATATGCTGGGCATTTAATGACGCCGCGTCGCCTTTGGTTGAATAAAATACCGACACAATGTGATGTTGTCATCGAGTTTCCAGAAGATGCGCCTGACGAGGCTCTTCGTTGGCTTCTCTCACGATTGCGTTCTCAACCACCATCGGGGCTTGGATTGGTTGTACAAGTGAAGGCTCACGAGAGTACACGTCGGAATGCTTTCTACATTAGTGCACCAACGAATGT acTATTTAAAGCCGCCGAAGAAGCACGATTACCGAAACGCTTACGTCCAGACCTAGGTGGTGCCTTACGTGAATTCACAACACGTGAAAGTCATTGTTTTCAGCAACTGCGGACCGAAGATGGAAGCAGTGCACTTTTCACCTCACAAGAACGGCAATGGCTGGTGCTGCAGGTACTGCAAGGCCTCCGTGCCAGCCAGGCGGATATCGAAGCCCTACAGGGCCGCGCAGCCGTAGCCGAAGGGCAAAGCATTGTTGCAGCCTGGCAAGAAACTGGTCTAATTGTGCAGGTTTTTCCGTTACATGAAACCCGCTCTCTGGCGCTGCTACAAAACAGTTGGGTAAAACAGATTTTCGCCCCTCAACCACttg atGATATAGCTGAATATTTTGGTGTGAAAGTAGCACTTTACTTTGCGTGGCTGGGCCATTACACCTGCGCTTTAGGCGTGCCAGCTGTCTTTGGCATGATATTGTATGCAGCTCTCTGGGGAAAAGGACAAACAGCGCAAGATATGGGACACGTTCTATTTTCACTCTTTAACGTAGCGTGGGCTTCATTATATTTAGAGGCGTGGAAGCGGTATTCTGTTGAACTCGCCTTTCGTTGGGGGACCTTATCGACACCCCCTGAACTACTTGAACCGCCTAGACCACTCTATAAG gGTATTTTAGTAGAAAATAATGTAACTGGTCGACTTGAACCAAGAGAAGCACCAGCGTGGAAGCGTCGCGTTTTTCGATATCTAGTCAGTTTTCCAGTGATCGGAATGTGCCTcgcgcttgtttttgttgtaatgtttCTGATGCTACGATTCCAG gATTGGCTGGATCATAATAACATACCTGATAGTGGAATTGCTCAATGCATGTATAATTTGCACAAG gatTGGTGGGACTCTAAATTGCCGGAAGAAAGCATTCTATGCTGTTTCAGTGTAATACCAAAGGTCTTATTAGCTGGGGCAATAACATTAATGGATGAGGCTTATTATAAATTGGCTGTCTGGCTTAATGATCACG aaaACTATCGTCTTCAATCGAAATACGAAAACCATCTTATTGCAAAAGTGGCTCTTTTTCAGTTCGTCAACTCATTTTTGTCCTTATTCTATATTGCTTTCTATCTTCGAGATGAGGATAAGCTGAAGGAG CAATTGGCCGGATTGTTAATTTCACGACAAATAATTGGCAACCTTCGAGAGTCAGCAATACCTTACTTCATTGAACAATGGAAACTAGCTAAATTAAGCTTTAATATGTGGGGTGCGCTTAGCCCAACACAGGATATCAACCGAACCATAATGGATTCAGGTGTTTCAACGACCACATCGACAGCATCCACTACCACTGGAAAAATGAAAGTGGAAACACCACAACAAACACCTACGAAACATGACTCCAATAACCCATTGGTAAGGACTACAGCTTCAGCATGTAAACGGAATATCGGACAAGCAGAGATCGAAAGTACCCTTTACAAG TACGATGGGACATTTTCCGATCATTTAGAGATGCTGGTGCAGATGGGTTATGTAGTACTTTTCTCTGCTGCTTTTCCATTGGCCGGTATATGTGCGCTCGTCAATAACTTGATGGAGATACGTTCGGATGCCTTCAAATTGGCCCACGTTCACCAAAGGCCATTCGGTCAGCGTGTGGCTAATATTGGTACCTGGCAAAATGCGTTTAGTATTTTGTCGTTGGCTGCAGTCATTGTCAACTGTGCGTTGATTGGCTTATCCGGACAAGTTTCACGTTTATGGCCTGGACTAACAACTgctcaaacaataattttgattGTTACCTTAGAG CACATTATGTTAGGATTGCGTTCTGCGCTCACATGGTTGCTACCTGAATTGCCGTCGTGGTTGGCAGCGGAAATCGCACGTGCCGAACATTGTCGCAGAGAGATGCAATGTAAGGGAACTTCACCACGACCCACACCACCGACACCTCCATCGACTACTTCCACACAGCCAGACCAGGATGCCTTAATTTTAGAAGGCACAACCACTAATGATCAATCAATGGAGAGTCAAGTCGCTGAGGATATTTTATACCAAGAGCAATTGCGGCAAAGCTCAAACTATCCGCAAATGGATGAAATAGTCAATTTCGGCCTACAACGCAATATTGAAGCAGATGTGAATATATTTGAGAATCGTGATTCTTCGCCAGACTCACCCCCTTCACAA ACTAGTACTATATTGATAAGACCTTTACATGAATCAACACCACCAAACAGTGGTTCATCTGTGACGAGCTTAATTCAGGAGACTGGGCACGGACACGGCAG AGTTTCTTTAAGCAGTGCAAGCACTCTGGCATTAAATACTATCCGTCAGCCTATACATATACCAGAAATACCGCCTTTCCGGAAAAAATCAAGTGACTCAGCTGATCAAACTGGTAGCAGTGCGAGCAGTAGTCCGCAGCGCTCCAGACATCCGCTTATTTCGACACCTCCACCCATGTTACAGCATCAACCCACAAAAATACCGGAGATACCACCTTATAAACAGCGCAAAATCTCGGCAGAAAGTgccacacatataaatatgagT GATAAGCTTATGCTTAAGGCACACGCACCCGAGTGGATGTCCCGCTTGAAAGTCAGCGATAATATAAACTTGCATAGGAGTATTGATTGTATTGCCAAG GAGTTACAAAGTAATACAGACACAACGGATATCTTAAAGCCAGCACCATCCTGGAGTAATGTAGCCATAAAATCGCCAACCCAACAGCAAGTAGCTGCCTCCTCATCATCTTCATCGGCTGGTGGTGGCAGTTCTGGCAGTGCTGGCGGCATCGGGACAGCCGTTAACATTTTTGGGCGAACAGTAGACGGTGGCCGGCCTAGTGTTGGTGGCatctcaactacgtcgacgtcATCGATGCAACTTAAAAAACTTACTGACAATGTCAAAAATCCAACAACAGCAGAAATAGTCGCAGGGAAAGGGAGCACAGGCAGCACAACACAAAGCGGCAGCACAGACGAGGAAGCTAAAG CAGCGGAGATTGCAGCAAAAAAATCACGCTTAAAGCAAAAGCTTGTAAAAAGCGCACGATCTGTTGGTATATTTTCGCTGAAATTGAAAGAGCGGCGACAACGTGAAGCCGAGAAGGCGGCAACTATAGCCATTGAACATGCTAAG GCGCTGGCTAAATTGCCTCCCATACCGCAACCAGGCGGCGAACTATCTCTCATACCTATTGAACAGCTAATACAAATCGAAGATATAAAACCAACACCAAAAGCACAACCCAccacaacaacagtaacagcaGCGACAAGTTTGTCCACTGCTGTGACTTCACCACAAGTAATGACACCCTCATCGAGCGCACTGGCGGCGGCGATGCAGCAATTTCAAAGTTCGGGAAACTACTGA